Within Treponema primitia ZAS-1, the genomic segment GTTGCTTTTGATCACTGAGACTAACAAAAAAGGTGAACTCGCTGGGAACAATGCCTTCTCTTATTGGTTGGACGAATCGGTCTTTCTTTCAGATTTAGGCAATAATACCTATTGTTTGGAGCATCTAAAAAATAGATATTCGATAGATGGGAAACATATTGCTTTATTGAATAAGGTATCCACAGGTGAAAATAGTGCATATTTTGAGCTTTCTAATGATAGTTCTTCTGTTCATGTGAAAAGTGATGACTCGAACATACCGGATCGAATCTTAGAAATCATCGGTGAAAAGCGAAACATTGATTTTAAAGTCCTATGGAATACGCTTGCCCCTGGGGGAGTAAAGAGTGAGGAATCGGTCAAAAATGCCCTCCGGAAATTAAAAAAAGATGGGAAAGTACGCATGGCAAACGGAAAGACTTGGGATATCATAGAATGTGTTATGCCGGTTGATTCAGAGACAAAAAAGATATAGTACACTATTAGTTCTATTACCTTTGCCCGGGCAACAATTATGATGTGCCCGGGTTTTTTATGTTATTTATGCAGGAAACGGTTGGGGCTCTATTCTTCACCTGAAGCAGCTCTCTTTTGACATTTATGATTCGTCAATGTATCTACCACCACCACCACCAGACACCCCCTTTATTTTGCATCGGAATGTGATTTTATGGGGCACCCTTGATGGTGGTGGATTGGTGAGGGAATTACCCCAGATTTACCAAAATTGCCCTAAAAATAGCCGACACTAGCTCCCAAAATCCTTGCTAAGGTGAATGACCGGGCCAACTTCCTGGCTATCTCCATCCGGTAGGCAACTGGTGATGTTGAGGATGTTAACTACAAAAAAATATCTAATAAACTCGACTACAAAATACGTATACTAAACGCTTCCGGGCATACGTGAAATGATTTATTTTATTGATACTATTCCAGCCTGAATCAATAATTCCCATCAATCCATCCTTCAAATATATATTGTCATATTGTATATAGGCCGCCTGTATTTGGCGGCCTTATTTTAATTTGCAAGGAGAGCATTAGCAATGAACAGCATCAATTCGATTATCATCGAAGGCAACCTGGTTAGGGACCCGGATCTTCGTAGCACCACCAAAGGAACCTCGGTTTGCAAGTTCGATTTCGCGTCAAATCGTTTCTTCAAACAGGGTGCTGAAATGGAGAAAGAAGTCAGTTACTTCACGGTGGAAACCTGGGGGAAGCTCGCGGAACAGGCCAACAACTTGGGGCATAAAGGACGGGGCGTCCGGGTTGTCGGGCGGCTTAAACAGGACCGGTGGAATGACGGTCAGGGTAAGACACAATCTAAAATCGTTATCGTTGCGGAGCATCTTGAGTTCAGACCGGAGTTCAAGCGTAACGAAGACAGCGCGGAGGAGACGAGCGATGAGGATGAAAAACTTGTCGCCGGATTCTAGTTCTATCACGTTCACTGTTTCGTGTAATCCGTATGAAGGGGCTGTCTAATAATCAGGCAGCCCAATTTTATTAAGTGGAGGTTTTATCATGGCATCAGGTTTAATGGAAAACGATTGGATGTTTTCAGGACAGGGAGAGGTTCCCTGGCATGGGATCGGCGCGGTACTGGATGGGGTGCTTACTTCTAAGGAAGCCATCAAGGCAGCTAAATTGGAGTGGACAGTTGACCAGACACCGGTATTTGCTGCGGGTAACTGGGCGGCTCCCATTCCGAGTTATGTCGCCAATGTGCGGAGCGATACCAAAGAAGTATTGGGCATTGTTTCAGAGCGGTATTGCATAGCGCAGAACAAGGATGTGTTTGCCTTTGCCGACGAGCTTATCGGTAATGGTAAGGTAAAATGCACCTACGAAACGGCCGGATCGCTTTTTAACGGACGGCGGGTATTTATGCTGGTGAATATGCCGAAAGGCCGCATCATGGGCGATGAATATCAGCCCTACCTTTGTCTGTCCAATTCCCATGACGGGTCTGCTTGTTTACAGGTCTTTTTGACCGGAATAAGGGTTGTGTGTAACAATACCCTTTCGGCGGCTCTCCATACGGCCAACCGCAAAATCTCAATCCGCCATCTGTCCATCATGGAACAGCGGAAAGAAGAAGCGTTACGGACGATGGGAGCGGCGTCAAAGTATTTCCACGATCTTGAAGAATTTGCGTCCATGCTCGCCGGAAAGAAGGTCAATCTTACCAAGGTGCTGGACAAGTTGTTCCCGGTTTCAAGGGAAATGTCCAAAAGGCAGCTTAACTCCAACAATGAAGTGAAGGAGCTCATCAAAAGCCTTTTCAAGCAGAAGGATGACCTGCAAAACTTCAAGGGGACGGCGTGGGGCGCTTACAACGCCATCGCCGATTACCGTTCTAATGCGGAACCCAAACGGAGAACCGCGACTTATGCGGACAGCAAGATGGCTATGTTCCTTGACGGAGACGCCATTATGAATCAGGCGCAGGAAATCATCCTGGAGCTTGCGGCATAATTCTCAAATCTATTCTCACCATCTCAAAAGCCGTCCGTATGGGCGGCTTATTTTAATGCAAGTAACGGAAGTAATGGCATGAGAGAACCAAATGATACATCACACGGTTATAAGGACCGAGATG encodes:
- a CDS encoding single-stranded DNA-binding protein, giving the protein MNSINSIIIEGNLVRDPDLRSTTKGTSVCKFDFASNRFFKQGAEMEKEVSYFTVETWGKLAEQANNLGHKGRGVRVVGRLKQDRWNDGQGKTQSKIVIVAEHLEFRPEFKRNEDSAEETSDEDEKLVAGF
- a CDS encoding DUF932 domain-containing protein; the encoded protein is MASGLMENDWMFSGQGEVPWHGIGAVLDGVLTSKEAIKAAKLEWTVDQTPVFAAGNWAAPIPSYVANVRSDTKEVLGIVSERYCIAQNKDVFAFADELIGNGKVKCTYETAGSLFNGRRVFMLVNMPKGRIMGDEYQPYLCLSNSHDGSACLQVFLTGIRVVCNNTLSAALHTANRKISIRHLSIMEQRKEEALRTMGAASKYFHDLEEFASMLAGKKVNLTKVLDKLFPVSREMSKRQLNSNNEVKELIKSLFKQKDDLQNFKGTAWGAYNAIADYRSNAEPKRRTATYADSKMAMFLDGDAIMNQAQEIILELAA